A region of Drosophila mauritiana strain mau12 chromosome 3L, ASM438214v1, whole genome shotgun sequence DNA encodes the following proteins:
- the LOC117139921 gene encoding retinoid-inducible serine carboxypeptidase isoform X2 — translation MAGRAIIALLALLGIAGLGSVDARKGYGPSDQDWGFVDVRTGAHMFYWLYYTTANVSSYTERPLAIWLQGGPGASSTGYGNFEELGPLKLDGSYRDWTWVKDMNVMFIDNPVGSGFSYVDGSSYYTTNNKQIALDLVELMKGFYTNHPEFKTVPLHIFCESYGGKMAPEFALELEYAIKRGEIESNFVSVALGDPWTSPIDSVLSWAPFLLQLGIVDQDGHDKIEASALKTKDYVDREKWTQATLQWSSTQSVVLRESKGVDFYNVETPTLGDQYRLMSRAAMTPEEVMYRTLVKFDVDEDRDKLLEDLMLGPVTEALGINTGVKWGAQSGTTFTKLMGDFMKPAVDIVGELLSNTTVKVGVFSGGLDLICATPGAVNWIEAMEWSSKPSYQVAPRVGITVDRVLEGYEKTYGNFSMFWVNRAGHMVPADNPAAMSHILRHFTKFG, via the exons ATGGCTGGACGCGCTATCATCGCTCTTTTGGCCCTACTGGGAATTGCCGGCTTGGGTTCTGTTGACG CACGCAAGGGCTATGGACCCAGTGATCAGGATTGGGGATTTGTGGATGTCAGGACTGGCGCCCACATGTTCTACTGGCTGTACTACACCACCGCCAATGTCTCCAGTTACACGGAGCGCCCACTGGCCATTTGGCTTCAAGGAGGTCCAGGTGCCTCCTCAACGGGATACGGAAACTTTGAGGAGTTGGGTCCTCTAAAGCTCGATGGCAGCTACCGCGACTGGACTTGGGTCAAGGACATGAACGTAATGTTCATCGACAACCCCGTGGGCAGTGGCTTCAGCTACGTGGATGGATCTTCCTACTACACGACCAACAATAAGCAGATCGCCCTGGACCTCGTTGAGCTGATGAAGGGCTTCTACACGAACCACCCGGAATTCAAGACTGTGCCGCTACACATCTTCTGCGAGAGTTACGGCGGAAAGATGGCCCCGGAGTTCGCCTTGGAGTTGGAGTACGCCATCAAGCGAGGAGAGATCGAGAGCAACTTTGTTTCGGTGGCCTTGGGAGATCCCTGGACCTCGCCCATCGACTCTGTGCTCTCGTGGGCTCCCTTCCTGCTGCAGTTGGGAATCGTCGATCAGGATGGGCATGACAAGATTGAAGCTTCGGCGCTGAAGACTAAGGACTATGTTGACCGCGAGAAGTGGACACAGGCCACTTTGCAGTGGAGCTCCACCCAGTCGGTGGTGCTGCGCGAGTCCAAGGGAGTGGACTTCTATAACGTGGAGACCCCAACCCTGGGTGATCAGTACAGGTTGATGTCCAGAGCTGCCATGACCCCGGAGG AGGTCATGTATCGCACCCTCGTGAAATTCGACGTGGATGAGGACCGTGACAAGTTGCTGGAGGATCTAATGCTTGGACCCGTGACCGAGGCCCTCGGAATCAACACCGGAGTGAAGTGGGGCGCCCAGAGCGGCACCACCTTCACCAAGCTGATGGGCGATTTCATGAAGCCAGCTGTGGATATTG TGGGTGAACTGCTGAGCAACACCACCGTAAAAGTGGGCGTGTTCTCCGGAGGACTGGACCTGATTTGTGCCACTCCGGGTGCCGTCAACTGGATCGAGGCCATGGAATGGTCATCCAAGCCTTCTTACCAGGTTGCTCCGCGCGTGGGAATCACCGTGGATCGAGTTCTCGAGGGTTACGAAAAAACCTATGGCAACTTTAGCATGTTTTGGGTCAACCGGGCTGGTCACATGGTTCCTGCCGATAATCCCGCGGCCATGTCGCACATCCTGCGACACTTCACCAAATTCGGTTAA
- the LOC117139921 gene encoding retinoid-inducible serine carboxypeptidase isoform X1: MAGRAIIALLALLGIAGLGSVDAARKGYGPSDQDWGFVDVRTGAHMFYWLYYTTANVSSYTERPLAIWLQGGPGASSTGYGNFEELGPLKLDGSYRDWTWVKDMNVMFIDNPVGSGFSYVDGSSYYTTNNKQIALDLVELMKGFYTNHPEFKTVPLHIFCESYGGKMAPEFALELEYAIKRGEIESNFVSVALGDPWTSPIDSVLSWAPFLLQLGIVDQDGHDKIEASALKTKDYVDREKWTQATLQWSSTQSVVLRESKGVDFYNVETPTLGDQYRLMSRAAMTPEEVMYRTLVKFDVDEDRDKLLEDLMLGPVTEALGINTGVKWGAQSGTTFTKLMGDFMKPAVDIVGELLSNTTVKVGVFSGGLDLICATPGAVNWIEAMEWSSKPSYQVAPRVGITVDRVLEGYEKTYGNFSMFWVNRAGHMVPADNPAAMSHILRHFTKFG; this comes from the exons ATGGCTGGACGCGCTATCATCGCTCTTTTGGCCCTACTGGGAATTGCCGGCTTGGGTTCTGTTGACG CAGCACGCAAGGGCTATGGACCCAGTGATCAGGATTGGGGATTTGTGGATGTCAGGACTGGCGCCCACATGTTCTACTGGCTGTACTACACCACCGCCAATGTCTCCAGTTACACGGAGCGCCCACTGGCCATTTGGCTTCAAGGAGGTCCAGGTGCCTCCTCAACGGGATACGGAAACTTTGAGGAGTTGGGTCCTCTAAAGCTCGATGGCAGCTACCGCGACTGGACTTGGGTCAAGGACATGAACGTAATGTTCATCGACAACCCCGTGGGCAGTGGCTTCAGCTACGTGGATGGATCTTCCTACTACACGACCAACAATAAGCAGATCGCCCTGGACCTCGTTGAGCTGATGAAGGGCTTCTACACGAACCACCCGGAATTCAAGACTGTGCCGCTACACATCTTCTGCGAGAGTTACGGCGGAAAGATGGCCCCGGAGTTCGCCTTGGAGTTGGAGTACGCCATCAAGCGAGGAGAGATCGAGAGCAACTTTGTTTCGGTGGCCTTGGGAGATCCCTGGACCTCGCCCATCGACTCTGTGCTCTCGTGGGCTCCCTTCCTGCTGCAGTTGGGAATCGTCGATCAGGATGGGCATGACAAGATTGAAGCTTCGGCGCTGAAGACTAAGGACTATGTTGACCGCGAGAAGTGGACACAGGCCACTTTGCAGTGGAGCTCCACCCAGTCGGTGGTGCTGCGCGAGTCCAAGGGAGTGGACTTCTATAACGTGGAGACCCCAACCCTGGGTGATCAGTACAGGTTGATGTCCAGAGCTGCCATGACCCCGGAGG AGGTCATGTATCGCACCCTCGTGAAATTCGACGTGGATGAGGACCGTGACAAGTTGCTGGAGGATCTAATGCTTGGACCCGTGACCGAGGCCCTCGGAATCAACACCGGAGTGAAGTGGGGCGCCCAGAGCGGCACCACCTTCACCAAGCTGATGGGCGATTTCATGAAGCCAGCTGTGGATATTG TGGGTGAACTGCTGAGCAACACCACCGTAAAAGTGGGCGTGTTCTCCGGAGGACTGGACCTGATTTGTGCCACTCCGGGTGCCGTCAACTGGATCGAGGCCATGGAATGGTCATCCAAGCCTTCTTACCAGGTTGCTCCGCGCGTGGGAATCACCGTGGATCGAGTTCTCGAGGGTTACGAAAAAACCTATGGCAACTTTAGCATGTTTTGGGTCAACCGGGCTGGTCACATGGTTCCTGCCGATAATCCCGCGGCCATGTCGCACATCCTGCGACACTTCACCAAATTCGGTTAA
- the LOC117139922 gene encoding retinoid-inducible serine carboxypeptidase has product MSIWLVALLALFAALAHGKPGYGPGEQDWGYVDVRPGAHMFYWLYYTTANVSSYTERPLAIWLQGGPGASSTGYGNFEELGPVDLYGDWRSWTWVKDMNVLFIDNPVGSGFSYVDNTAYYTATNKEIALDLVELMKGFYTLHPEFEEVPLHIFCESYGGKMAPEFALELYYAKERGEVKSNLTSVALGDPWTSPIDSVLAWGPFLREMGIVDHAGYNAIQEAANFTAQLVEEERWIQATYQWGNTQWEVMKASKGVDFYNVLKETKGGLYQRAKALTSEERLYRTMVKYDIDEDRTKLLEDLMRGPVAETLGIPSNVVWGSQSGTTFDIHRTDFMKPVIHIVNELLEKTPLKVGVFSGGLDLICATPGTVNWIAKLDWSRRDEYLAAPRNAITVDRILEGYQKTGGNFTMFWINRSGHMAPADNPAAMSHVLREFTSFG; this is encoded by the exons ATGTCGATTTGGTTGGTAGCACTCCTGGCGTTGTTCGCCGCCTTGGCGCACG GGAAACCCGGGTATGGGCCCGGAGAGCAGGACTGGGGCTACGTAGATGTGCGTCCCGGTGCCCACATGTTCTACTGGCTGTACTACACCACCGCCAATGTTTCGAGCTATACCGAAAGACCATTAGCCATTTGGCTCCAAGGAGGTCCTGGTGCCTCTTCGACGGGGTATGGAAACTTTGAAGAACTTGGGCCCGTCGATTTGTACGGAGATTGGCGCAGCTGGACCTGGGTGAAGGACATGAATGTCCTCTTCATAGACAACCCCGTAGGCAGTGGTTTTAGCTACGTGGACAACACGGCCTATTACACGGCCACCAATAAGGAGATCGCTCTAGACTTGGTTGAGCTGATGAAGGGATTCTATACCCTGCACCCGGAGTTCGAGGAGGTGCCGCTGCATATATTCTGCGAGAGCTACGGTGGAAAGATGGCGCCAGAGTTTGCCCTCGAACTGTACTACGCCAAGGAGCGTGGTGAGGTCAAGAGCAACCTTACATCGGTCGCTTTGGGGGATCCATGGACCTCGCCCATCGACTCCGTGCTCGCATGGGGACCTTTTCTCAGAGAAATGGGAATCGTGGACCACGCGGGATACAATGCCATTCAGGAGGCGGCGAACTTTACGGCTCAGTTGGTGGAGGAGGAGCGATGGATTCAGGCCACCTATCAGTGGGGCAACACCCAGTGGGAGGTGATGAAAGCCTCCAAGGGCGTGGACTTCTACAACGTGCTGAAGGAGACAAAGGGTGGTCTCTACCAGAGAGCAAAGGCCTTGACCTCCGAAG AACGTCTGTATCGCACCATGGTGAAATACGATATTGATGAGGATCGAACCAAGTTACTGGAGGATCTGATGCGGGGCCCGGTGGCGGAAACCCTGGGTATACCTTCGAATGTCGTCTGGGGATCGCAGAGTGGGACCACCTTTGACATCCACAGAACGGACTTCATGAAGCCAGTCATCCACATTG TGAACGAATTGCTAGAGAAGACTCCTCTGAAGGTCGGCGTATTCTCCGGTGGCCTGGATTTGATTTGCGCCACACCGGGTACCGTCAACTGGATAGCCAAGCTGGACTGGAGCCGAAGGGACGAGTATCTGGCTGCTCCACGCAACGCCATCACGGTGGACCGCATCTTGGAGGGCTATCAAAAGACGGGCGGTAACTTCACCATGTTCTGGATCAACCGAAGTGGTCACATGGCTCCGGCGGACAACCCTGCGGCTATGAGTCATGTACTTCGAGAGTTTACTTCATTTGggtaa
- the LOC117139931 gene encoding ras-related protein Rab-11A, with translation MATMRIPKQKVILCGDYGVGKSSLFRRFATNTFVTDTDRKSTLGLDHIDREYSVNEKQIKLQLWDTGGMERVASVTSSYYKFAEGAILVFALDNAASFHSLSQHLLDIVTYAENAKIFICGNKSDLEGREPEVSDEEVEAFCEQCHSLISATYKTSCRSGAGVEEMFRDISRQLVHANRSKMELQALEHKSFQVDTSSSSAATNEEDASSCGC, from the exons ATGGCCACGATGCGCATACCCAAACAGAAGGTGATCCTGTGCGGAGACTACGGAGTGGGCAAGAGCTCCCTGTTCCGGCGCTTCGCTACCAACACCTTCGTTACGGATACGGACAGGAAATCCACGTTGGGATTGGACCACATCGATAGGGAATACAGTGTGAATGAAAAGCAGATCAAG CTACAACTCTGGGACACCGGTGGCATGGAGCGTGTGGCCTCGGTCACATCCTCGTACTACAAGTTCGCCGAGGGAGCCATACTGGTCTTTGCTTTGGACAACGCCGCCTCGTTCCACTCGCTGTCGCAGCACTTGCTGGACATTGTGACTTATGCAGAGAATGCTAAAATCTTTATCTGCGGCAATAAGAGCGATCTAGAGGGCAGGGAACCAGAGGTCAGCGACGAGGAAGTGGAGGCCTTCTGCGAGCAATGCCACTCACTGATCAGTGCCACGTACAAGACCTCCTGTCGCAGCGGCGCCGGTGTGGAGGAGATGTTCCGGGACATCTCCAGGCAACTGGTCCATGCCAATCGCTCCAAAATGGAACTGCAGGCACTGGAGCACAAGAGCTTCCAGGTGGACACTTCGAGCAGCAGTGCGGCGACCAACGAGGAGGACGCCTCCTCCTGCGGCTGCTAG
- the LOC117139930 gene encoding vesicle transport through interaction with t-SNAREs homolog 1A: protein MSLLEQYEQQYATLIAEITAHIGRLQQQNNNNERHDLCNKIDSSLPEAQELLEQMGLEVRELNPGLRSSFNGKLQVAQAELKRLQAEYRMTKDKQRSQANTFTTLDLGDSYEDVSISTDQRQRLLDNSERIERTGNRLTEGYRVALETEQLGAQVLNDLHHQRETLQGARARLRETNAELGRASRTLNTMMLRALREKVVLYGVGVCFVVAVGVSLYLTFAPSSSSSVSS from the exons ATGTCGCTTCTGGAGCAATACGAACAACAATACGCCACGTTAATAGCAGAAATAACGGCCCATATTGGACGCCTGCAGCAGCAAAACAACAATA ACGAGCGTCATGATTTGTGCAACAAGATCGACTCCAGTTTGCCCGAGGCTCAGGAATTGCTGGAGCAGATGGGTCTGGAGGTGAGGGAGCTGAATCCTGGACTGCGGAGCAGCTTCAACGGAAAGTTGCAGGTTGCCCAGGCGGAACTGAAACGCCTGCAGGCGGAGTACAGGATGACCAAGGACAAACAGCGCTCCCAAGCTAACACATTTACCACTCTAGACTTGGGTGACAGCTATGAGGATGTGTCCATAAGCACAGATCAACGCCAACGCCTCTTGGACAACTCGGAACGGATTGAACGGACGGGCAACAGGTTAACCGAAGGGTACAGAGTGGCCTTGGAGACGGAGCAACTGGGCGCCCAGGTCCTAAATGATCTGCACCACCAAAGAGAAACTCTACAGGGAGCCAGGGCTCGACTTCGAGAAACCAACGCCGAGCTAGGAAGAGCTTCCCGCACTCTGAATACCATGATGTTAAGAGCCCTGCGAGAGAAGGTGGTCTTGTATGGAGTGGGTGTCTGCTTTGTGGTGGCCGTGGGCGTCAGTCTTTACCTGACCTTCGCACCCAGTTCCAGCAGCTCCGTTTCGTCGTAG